DNA from Elaeis guineensis isolate ETL-2024a chromosome 2, EG11, whole genome shotgun sequence:
GCCGTAAAGATGAAACCATGGTGCATCATTGCCTAATAAGTTTTGATCAGGTATTCATTGTTCTTATGGAATAACAAATTACATGAGGGAGTTGGACTTTTCCATTTTCATGCAAGATTTCTAATcttaattatcatctttgtatATCACTCTGAGCTCACTAAAGACAACTGTTTTAAGTGTCAAATGACTTCTAGTACAAGTTATTAGAGATAATAATTAAGCAAGAAAGCAAGAAAATTCGCTTTGTTATGATTTTAGTAAAACAAAAACCACATGAAAAATGTTAATGCAACAAACTTGAGGTATTTGTTGTCCAGATCATGATTCTGATCTACGACTCTTTCTTCAATAATGTTATTTTTCCTGAAGCTAGAATGATGTGCCTGGGCTCTTTCTGCAGTTATACCTCTTATAGCAGATAGAAACCCGCCTACTATTTATATGCATGTTACTGGTTCATCGAAATTTTGAGCTTTGTATAATAATGTTATTTTTCCTGAAGCTAGAATGGCATGCCTGGACTCTTTCTGCAGTTATAACTCTTATGGCGGATAGAAATCAGCTTactattgattatgcatattagTGGTCCGTTGAAATTTTGAGCTTTGTATCCCGATATTTCTAATAGAAGTTTGTATTCCAGATCATTAATGTCTACAATCAAGAATATGAGAGTGGGGCAGCTTTCTGGCCAGATGTCCATGGTCGCATAATCACTGCATTAATTATATCACAGCTGCTTCTACTTGGATTGCTAAGCACAAAACATGCTTCTCAGTCAACACCTTTGCTCATTGCACTTCCTATATTGACCATATGGTTTCACAGGTTTTGCAAGAACCGTTATGAACCTGCTTTCGTTATATATCCACTTCAGGTAATTCTATAGTTACAATATTATCATATTCATGAATAGTGCAAGTAAATCAGTCTTAGATTCCCCCCCCTACTTTTTAGTGATATTAAGTGCATAGAAATGATGCAAATTTGATGATACCAATTGTCTGTGTTTGATAGACTTCCTAATAGGTACTTAATATGAAAAATGAAGAGATAGAAGTTTATGTCTTATAAGGGCACTTTGTTCATCCACTCACCATCATATTATATTCCCATTATTATTTCTTGACATCTAACCTTCCCCATATAGCACAATAGCAACATATTAAAGATGTCATTTTGGAAGAGTAAGGTTTGTAGAATGTGGCTATATGCACATGTACATGTCATATGCAAATACTCTATGCACCTGTACATGGTTGACATGCCAGAAAATGTTTGCATGAGACATAGGAATTGTAAACATGAAGTTCGCAATAAGAAACAACATTAGTTAGAGAAACATATATATggtttttacccaaaaaaagagGAGGTGGGGGGGGTGGGGAGAGTTTTATAATGTGATGCAACAAGCAATAAATGCTTAACGTTCTTTTGGCAATTAGATGACTTGTGAGATACAACATAAGAACAAAAGGGAAGTTAGAGAATATTGTAGTAGCCTATACTATTGGATGAGCATCACAGCATATGTATGCTTTCAGTGTTATGCTCCTGGTGTACCTTCAGGTTTGGATTGATAACTTACATATCCATATCCAATCCATATGTGGAATGTGTCATAGTTTCCAATCCAAGCCTAACCCAAAAACCTTTTGGATTGGACTGGATTAGTTTCGGATCGGTTGCAGATCAGAAGCAAGTCAATACAATCAACTTGCAGCCCTGCCCAAATTATTTATCTTCCTTATCAGGTGGTTGATCTTTGTTCTCATATGACCTAATTAACAATAAttttttcctcaccaaacagACCACTTAATATAAACTTACGACATGGTCTATAGGACCAGTCAACGAAGTGTCAATTATTGATACTAAGAACATGTATTCTCTAGGAGTGCAAAGCAAAGATTTTGACATAATGATGGTGAAATCTATCCTAACAATGTGGTTATTAATTGGGCATGTTCTCAATCCGGTGAAAAAATATGCTACGACAAATTGAAGTGTTCATGTGGTGTCACTGCTCCAGCAATTGCAAAAGGTTTTATCATTGTCTTGTGGTCACCTTACATAGTTGGTCCCTATGTGAATGAGTCACTGAAACCAAGCCTATCTCTAGCTGTTTAACTAATGTAATGAACAAGAAATTAAAATTCCTACAATATTCCCAAGGATAATAGTCATCCACTGCCCACAAGGTTCTAAATATTGGCTATGGTATATGGGTTGCTGCAGTATTGCATAGCACCTAGTTAGTTTGTAGTTGCCCAGCTGACACCTAGGACACTAGTATttgcaaattttataaaattcataaatagatattaattaaaaaatagaagtaaaatattgaaaaaaatctgAAGAACAAAGAAGGTTAGAAAAAGGCAGATGGGGATAATGACAGAGGAAGCAAGATAGTAAAGAAGGGAGAAAAGCATGGACTAGTGCTTGACATCTTCTCCCATCTGCCATCTCGTTAGCTTTGGCATATGCTAAGCCATTCACCATTATTCACCGCTCTTATACTCACGAAGTCAGAGCTCAGGATTGTTTTTGACCCCTTGgagagagatgagggaccttTGTAGCCTCATTTAACCCTCTTCACAATCTGTTACTGTCATGCTCCGAATCGAGCACGTAACAGACACTGCATGCCTACAAGGCGGACCCCACCGACATTCAAGGCTAACTGAAAGATAaacttaattattttataataattttagatcGATAACTAGATAACTTTAATCATGAAAAGTCAAGATCTTCTAAATGCTCTAGACAAACTAGCGTGCTCCCTCAAATCCAGaatctgaaaacaaagaaagaacaatgatgagctacaccagctcagtaagcaACAGAATACTTTAAGGTGGGTCAAAGCATATTAATTTACAACAAAACTAAACACATATAATTGATTGAGCAAAATCTAATAATAACAAATATCGGAgaataatatttctttttctttttaaagtaTGCTTTTCCAAAATTGATACTAGATCAAACATTTGGCTACGGCCACATAACCCAGTGGCATGGGTCAGATAACAGATAATCGCCCAAATACTACTATTCTAATCACCAATGGTGCGGTGTCGAAACTAGTTTCTCAGATTATAAGTCGACAGGATGAATTTATAATCCCTATTGGCGGGGTCAGAATAGATATAGCCATGCAGGATATATATGAAAGTGATTTCACAAGTTGCCCAAGAAcatcttgtaaaaccattatttggAACAGATCATATATTCCAATTAATTTATTTACAGAAGTATcacaatatatatttaatttttataccaaAAATAAAAGTAACATGCTTGACCATTTAATCagatagatataaatattattaaactATTTTAAAAACACATCAGTCACTTAACTAGTAGATATTTAAAAATTCCTGATAATCTAATTTGTTTGTTGGTGTTCATTGAAACCTGATAATTCAAAATAACACAAGTATCAAATCAGTGGCACAgtaataatttcaaataatttttaaaattctaaaaatctcaaTTTCTGAACTAAACTAAACTAAACCCAACCATTAACCTGGTCTCATCTGTCTCCTCAAAGCAAGAGACAAGCAGCACCATGCTGGCCCCTCTAGGCTTAACTCATAGAAAGAGAGATAAAAAAGAGAGGATGGAGGAGTGGGTAATGGTTGGTTGTACGTGAAAGGTTGAGTTGTTGGCTGGATAGAGAGGCATGTAAGGGCAATGGGACAAAGGTGCAAGAGAGAGGAGAACATATCTGGTATTTTTAGCATATCTGGTATTGTGGGCTTTCCTGCTTAAGTTTAAGGTTTCATACTTTCATCCATTGCAGACTCAGTATTTCCAAAAGAATCTTAAGGTTCCATACTGCTGCTGGCAAATCCCAGGTCAGATGGAACTCCTGTAATTTATACAGGCCTCCTTGAAACCATGTTAAATCACCATAACCTTTGAGTATCAAGGGCATCAAAGCAAGATACAGAACAATCTGACAGACTCTAGTATGTGAGTTTAGTCATTTTTGTTTGGTCATCTTTGGGATGTCTTTCGGTTGATGCAGAATCGTTTTTCTATGGTATGCATGCAAGATAATGTTTATAGGTTCTTGATTCTGAAATATTGCTGGAATTTTCCTTTGCAGGAAGCAATGATGAAAGACACAGTCGAACAAGCCAGGGAACCAAACCTAGATTTGAAAGCTTACCTTTTGAATGCATACATACACCCAGTGTTCAAAGATGGGGAGGATGACGACAATTTTTCGATTGGAGAGGAGCAAGAATATGACAACACCCTGGTACCCACCAAGCGGCAGTCTCGCAGGAATACACCAGCCCATAGTAAATGTGATGGTTCATCATCACCTCCCCAACTATAGCGTAGCATAGCACCGTACGCCAATGTGTTATATATATTATCATGTACATTAGTATCACAATAGAAAGTGGGATGGGTCAAATGCACAGCCTTGCATGTGCATTTGTCTGTTTTCTTTGAAGCAAAATTATATTGTTGTATATTTCTATCCGGCATTATGCAAACTGTAGCTTCAATACCAGGTTATGGAACTGCTTTGAGATGTCTCACATGGAAAGGAATCACCAAATATAACTGTTATTCGTAATCAATCATATGCTTAGTATGAATTGATAGTCCAGTTGCCTTGGTGATGCATGCCATTCTCCAATAGAAGATGTAAAATAAATGATCTCACTTGAACTGTGATGCTTCATCATTGTGCATGTTACATGGCACCGCGGACAGACCACCGAGAGATGTACCAAAGCTGGAGGCTTTTCTTGATTGGATATCAGAGTCGATTTTCCTTGGCTCCCCAACCACAGATCCAATGGATTATACTTGGTCTAGAAATTGTGACACGAGGGTGATGCTGACTGCTGAGTGCACAATTTTGAGACTCATCCATGATGGCTCAGTGTTCCTGTGGAGTTGCCTTTCTCGACAGAGATCAGTGAGGCTGGTTGAACATTTTCCTGTGCAGCAGCACGCCGATATCTTTACATACATGCAGGCCATCTACCGTAAGAAATCCTTAAAATCATCGAGTTTTGGATTTTAGGCGACTAGAACTATTCCAACTTCCTGTGTAACTGCTGGATGGTCCAAGGCTTGCACCGGCATATACTGGGAAGGATCGTAAGCCAAACTATCGGACCGAGACTGACCCCCAAGTCATGCAGTGCCGAGAGGCTTTCTAAGTTATCCGACCCACTTCTATCCACTGTCATTAACTCATTAAATTGTTGCTACTTAAGACCTTCTGGCCAAAGGTGACAAACAACCTACCATGAGGTGTGCAGAAGCACCTAAACGGCTCAAGAAGATAAATTAGATAACTATCTCTAGCCTTAATTGAAAGCAGGATATACCCTGGATAAATTTTGTGATTTCTGATTATTCTGACACATGGCCTAAACTTACTGCCACAATTGTAACACTATATAGTGCGGCAAGCCGAGAAAATCTCAGGAACCACTGTCACATACGTACCCTGGAAAGGAATCATCCTAAAGCCATTGTCACACAATAAGCTTGATAGACATAAAAATGCCCCTTGTAAAGCTTTATACTTTTACGAACATATTAATCGGTATTAGTGtcatataatattatgatattataacagATAAATTAGTATAATAACTGTATACTTGTATATACGGAATGTAACAGTATTATACTATCATTATAATATTTACACATTACCATAATATCGTATATTAGCCTATCAACATTGTATCACACAATACATCATGGGTTTTCCCACATCATGTAATAACGAGTATGACATAATAATACAGTTATATACCAcattcaaaatataatatatGACATAACAGTAATACGAAAATATATtccaatataatatatatacacaaaATCTGTATCCACGTCAAAGTATAGTTATGCGTGTATATGTACTAGTAGTAATGAACACGCAAATGCTTGTGATGCTAGGGACTTTGTGACCAGAAACAATGAGATGAAACTTGAAGGACTGAATTATTCTCATGTAATAATAATCCTAAGGAATATCATCATCTTCTTGACTCATGGTGCCCTATGATGGATTTGGAGTTAAAAAAAATGATGCTAATTCTGGAGACTTGATCAGATTTATGAATGGCCatattcaattaaattatattttggaGACTTGATCAGATTTATGAAAGGCCATATTCAATTAAATTatgtttttcaaatttttttcaatttatcatTTATGGTTAAATAACACTATTCTCTAAATATCATGTAGCTTTTAATTACTTCATCATGGATTGGAAATTTGCACCTCTCTATTTGGGAAGTATGCGCCTTAATTTAGAGGTTTctcatttgaatattttttaaatgttCGACATGAAATGCATGTTTATCTGCTCTGTACTCATATGCCTCGCAATGTACGTTTTTTCCTGGTCGAAGAATTAACAGGGCTGTATGAGCAACCTTCAACCTCTTTTTTATCACTCGTCGCTAGTAAATCCTGACAGGGCAGTTGAGTGCAAGTTCTATAGGTTCCTCACATATGCattgccattgctcaagctatgGAGATGGTTCCCGAAGGCTTGAACTGAGATGTCTTGATATTACCGTGGACCAAGCATGGAACATCATCAACACACTTGATATTTACATTTCTTACCATAGTCATTATCACCAATACgtccattagatctttaatcatgacAAATCTCTATAGATAACCTATTCAGTTTGAGAAACTTTAAGAACATCAACCCAACCGTATACCTAACGTCCATACATGTATAGCAAATCTGAGCAAGCATATGCTGCAGATTTTAGGATTATCCATGAGCCATAACTTAAACAAACTTCTTTTCATGTGGAAATCTGAGAAAGATTCATAGAGCTAGTACTCTATTTTTTACAATTTTTCTGGCTGAAGATCAAGTCACAACCCATATACAGCATATGCTTTACCTAGCGTATTTGACATGATTTTTGCAAGTGAAAAACCTATTCAAACTTTAAttagtgtgtatatatatatatatattaagaagGCCATTAATTGTTAAAAGAGTAACTGTTGTTCTAGCAAAAGAAATTCCCAGCTGAAAATGTGTCAAAGCTTCTATTGTTGAAGTTCACACAAGAAAAGAAAACTCGGGATACAAGCCAAAGCCACTAACGATATAAAACCATGAATATTGTATTTTGGACAGCACTTTCATGCCGTAACTCAACACAATTTGCTGGAAAAGGAGGTAAGCTGGCATATACAAAGCAAATATAAAACAGATTGCTCTTCAAAGCACCAAAATCCCCAGAACAACTAAATTGAAAGGATTGTTGAGCAAAAGAAAGCAGCACAGCAGTCAGCTCTTCTGATGCACAGCAATCACATGGATGTCCATCTCCTTCAGCATGACAGAACGACCACATGAATCACATGGTGCCGTTCTAGATCCACAAATACTTTCATGTTCTGACAGTCCTCTGAGCCGATCCCTGGCATCCACTGGTTCATTCCCAGCTTGAACCATGTCACCACAGAAACGACATGTAATCAATCGCAGAGGACAGTTTGAGGACTGGTGCTGGATCTGCCACAAAGAATGAGCAAATGATTGCATTAATTTCCAGGTAACAAAGTAACTATATTTAAAGAATCACAAATGATACACCTATATTTCACGAATGCTATTGAGCTCCTAtcagattattaaaaaaaaaaaaaacaaaacaggaTAACATGAACAGCTAGCAGTTCAGCACATTTCAGAGGGAAATTGACAAATTGAAGGCTAACTTATTTGCTGCAGAAAACAGAATAACAAGAAATTAAAGCTTTCTTTGCAAATTTACAGCAAAGACGAAATAGTTTTGATCAGGAGAACATAATGCAGGCTTCAGAGGAATATTAGCAATCGAATTTGGGGACTTCTGATCCTACTTTTCAGAACTCCCAACCAAATGCCCATCTTTTGACATGGCTTAACATGCTTTTTTAAAATAATCGAAAAGAAGATATCGACATGGCCCAAGCCCGCCAAATGGAAACTAAGGCATCTGACCAACATATCTAGAAACTAGAAATTACACCAAGTTTTACCAAAAAGTCACAAGGCAGCATCTGATGTGATAGATGATCCAGAGAGCCTGCAAATATGTGTTGGATAAGCAGACATTATGGCAGGCTTGCtggtttctaataaattttacgaTCTATTTACATCTTCACATGCTTCCATCGGTCAAAGATAATTATAAAACCTTTCTGAATACAATGTATTACAATAAGCCTAGCAGAAGATAGTTAAATGCTTGCACTATTTATGCGGAATGCCAGATTCAGCTCTCAGTATTCTTGAACTTGGAAAACATGAGGAAGAGGGGAGTCAGGGTGGCAGGTGAAGAAGCCAAGAGTAGATATCTGACTAGTAACTAGCATGATATGCACTAGAAGCATCTAAAAAGCAGCAAAATTAAGCATAACTAATGATATTTTTCAACAATATAGTTCAACATGAATGATGCTACATAAATATACAGCAATTAAGCATGCAGTAAAATCCATGTGAAACTAGTTCAGGTAGCAAATTCTCATGCATGATTGTTACACAGAGAGCAGAGAAGAGCATTGCAAAGAAACAACGGTGCAATTCCTTACCATTTCTTCCTTCTCTAGGACAACTCCACAAGGACAATGAAGTGGCTCATGAAACACCTTCATGTGCTTCTCCATCTCCGCCTGTTGGAAGGCTTGCCTGCATTTACCACAATGTACATGATCTGCTGCTTCTTCCTTCCTAAGGACAACTCCACAGCCATCATGTTTGCAAAGAACATTGTGTCTGATACAATAAGCTTCATGAATTACGATGCTGCGGGTGGATATAAAATGTTTACAGTTCTGACATTCTACAGAGTCAGCATCAACTTGAGATGAAGAATTAGCATGTTCTCCAACCCTTTGCCTGATATTATCTTTCACAGCCACAGAAATGTCATATTTCGCCAAACCCTTGAAACCAAAGACACCAACACTGTATGTACCCGCAACCAGGCCTGGATCCTTTGGCTTGAGTATTAAAACCTTGGaacccatctcatgggatgaccATTCATGACGATGCTGAGTTGGGAATACCAATGGATGCCTAGATACATAAATATTGGTATCTGCATTGGATGTATCTGCCTCAATCTTTACCTCAATATTCATAAACCCAGTTGCAACTTTCTCACTGATGGCGTCATCAATAGAAAACTTGTAATAATTAAATTTCCCTTCTTCAACAATTCCTGATTCACCCTTACCCAAAACAAGTGGCATGAGCACATGCTGATTCTTGTTGCTATCCAAAACAGAGTCAGACCCTTCTATATCAACTTCAACATCTGTATCTAGAACAGATACACTAGAAGCAGGTTTTAGTTCAAGAATCCTTAGCTTG
Protein-coding regions in this window:
- the LOC105044916 gene encoding uncharacterized protein — its product is MDFELRAAREKLERDQRERKERAKARLERERRAKAEAARQREAVEAAQRAKRLDAERARLEVDQQTEESLLLGKGILFSRILEALPYNGYGDKIKLPSSCFTELSDQGALDKGPMYFRLSKIDDSGPPGSDATAKQECQTTHSGVLEFTAKEGSAELPPHVWSNLFAGDSPDVPLIKVHYVSLPKGTYAKLQPDGMGFSDIPNHKAVLETTLRRHATLSQGDIITVNYGELSYKLRILELKPASSVSVLDTDVEVDIEGSDSVLDSNKNQHVLMPLVLGKGESGIVEEGKFNYYKFSIDDAISEKVATGFMNIEVKIEADTSNADTNIYVSRHPLVFPTQHRHEWSSHEMGSKVLILKPKDPGLVAGTYSVGVFGFKGLAKYDISVAVKDNIRQRVGEHANSSSQVDADSVECQNCKHFISTRSIVIHEAYCIRHNVLCKHDGCGVVLRKEEAADHVHCGKCRQAFQQAEMEKHMKVFHEPLHCPCGVVLEKEEMIQHQSSNCPLRLITCRFCGDMVQAGNEPVDARDRLRGLSEHESICGSRTAPCDSCGRSVMLKEMDIHVIAVHQKS